Genomic segment of Juglans microcarpa x Juglans regia isolate MS1-56 chromosome 7S, Jm3101_v1.0, whole genome shotgun sequence:
AGAGCAAGAACCGTGACATGGGCAAGAACAGGGTTCGGCCACGTCAGGAGTGTGGCATGCGGTTAGAGAACCGGAGGTTGAGTAGAGTTTTTCCAGCCCGATTGATGACTTGTTATGACAaggatttgttttgaatttttgttgcgTTTGGTTACAAGACTCAGTTgaactcaatttaattttaagatgagtctaacatctaaacactcaaattactaaaattatctcaactcaaaacctccttacacgtgggactcacaacctttttcaacttaatacaTCTCTATACGTGAGACCTACaaccttttttcaacttctcataaaaagtattaaactcatcttaatatctaaatacattttaaactcagtttagataggTCTTACATAACCCCCTACACTAttcaattcactattattcataaagagctGAGCTCaaattaacatccaaacgcagttTAGTGAATTCTCAAAGAGGATTGGGCTATCGAGCGGAGGCTTTGGCCAATAGGTGGCCTTTTGACCCATTTTCGTCCTACATCCAATCCTATGGAAGAGGGATTACTTGCATTGTATTCTTATATGCTTCGTGCTTCTTTTGCCAATCatcaaaactaaaattttcTACACCTCTGTAGATGTAGAGATATGTTGTTGAATCACGTACCTAAATCTTGTATTGTGTTTAATTGAttctacttttcatttttttcactcATCGTTCTTAACACGTTGAAAATGATGTTACAGTAAAGAAAATGATGTTGAAACTACGTACCGTACGTAAGGACCCGAAGTCTTCAATTCCATTAATAAAGAAGAATATTGAAGCACCGATCGAGCCCTGTTCATAGCGTGATTCATGGTTCCAAATTACGCCGTGCAAATTTGAAGGTTCTTCCTCCACCATGACATTATTTAGTTaaactttattttcaattaacaGTACAATAATACTAACATCATAAACACTGTAAAAACGTTTCACCATGGAATACATTTTTTTCTCGTCTTTTAATTAGCTTCAACATAGAAAATTTGTCCCCACGAGgattattaataagaaaaatgtgaGTTAATTAATTACTTGATAGTCTCGAAATAtagttgaaataataatattcccaccatttTATAAGATATCGTAtgatttaaattgtttatataatCACTAATTTTACCTATTTGTGATAGAATATATAAGAGCCTCATgcattgcaaaatatatattaagattatttaataagagtaattctacatacaatcgtggaATACATAATCgccgtgtaatcattttgaaaaagagtaggatctactattgtaaaattaattttttcatgtggatctcgtatttactcacttttttcaaagggattaTGCGGCACTTGCGCTATTcaaaattgcaaatatcattctCATTTAACAACTATTTCAAAATAGGTGGATTTGAATTTAGGTTTAATGGGAAAAAGGTTTCCTCAAGTTTTACTTATTATAGGGGTGAGTATGCACTACTttgtcggagttggagtcgggaTTCCCTTAAATtcgactccaactctgactttgTTGGAATTCAAATTTGAACTCtaactccgacttgtcggagtagagtcggatttgggctttttttttttttagttttatatttaacctatttaaaaaataacctTTTATGggctttcaaaattcaattttttgaaaaaaaaattaaaaattaaaactaatcaTTTACTGTTAATTTACTTGTATActaatatctaatttatttttatgctagACTTATAGTATAgtgtttaattatattttatcatagtATAATATTACACATTACTTTCAGTGTCTAATTACAAATtactatactatagtattacatgttattatattatattagtatctaacttatttataacttatttctatactagacttatttctagtgtcGAATCActtgttattatactttagtaaattagtattatgtattattaacttattatacaagacttatatattagttatttctatactagtgtctaatttatttctgagtaatgctacatgcagttGTGGAATGCGCAAGTGTCatacagtcgctttgaaaaatagtaaggtctactattaaaaaattattattttttcatgttgattccgtatttatttacttttgtcAAAATGATTGTACGACTCTTACACACTaatgactgcaactatcatttctctttatttagaCTTATGTTATAATGTTAGTTCTTTGATGTTGTCTTAGAACAAATATCGAAAGAGGGTTCAAACCTAAGTGAGGAACCCAGGTAGAActgaaaatgaattaatatatatcattcttGAGCATATAAACCAACATATAAATGGAACTCATGTCTATTAAGCTCACAACCACAACTATTCTCCAAAAATGGCCCCAAGACAACGAAAAACAGGTTTTATGAAACAACCAACTACTTCGCATAGACCCAAATGTCTAAAAGAGAATGCTCTTTTgtgtcgtttggatttgaagatgaattgaaatgaattatgaatagtagtgaaatgagttgtaaatagtagtgagatttgtgagttaaagttgatgaataataataaataataataaaatgagttgagatggattacGAATACAAACCCATTCTGATATTTACATCATGGACTGAAGTGACACATGATTACATCCCCTGCCAAAAGTGCCCGTACAAGGTGGCAAATGCTATCCTTCTAGTTTGCAGAGGGAACCTCCCAAAAAAGACACAAACAAAGCTAGCGaagtaaaaataacaaaaagcaaAGATGCTCGCCGATGATTGCTTGTTCTAAGAGAAAATCTACCCAACAGACATTTTGGTGGCTGCTCTTGGTTTGGATTTTCATCTTCCCCAGTTTCCAACAGTTTCGATGCATCTGCAGGAAAGACTCTTGCTTTTTTCATTCTTAGTTTGATTCTGCGATTTGCCCTGCCTTGTAAAGGAAGCCCCCGTGCAGCAATTTCTCGAATTGGTTGTTGAGCTACTCCCTCGGCCCTAGTCATTACTGGAACGGGTCTGGGAGTAACAGATGAAGAAGATTCGTCCAGCTTAATGATGTCATCTTTAAGTATCTCAGCGTAAAGATCTTCTTCAATGCCAGTTCCCTAGATTGTAAGAACAGGATGGATAAGATGTCTTTTAGTTAGCATGTGGAGTTACAATGCAATTTCCCCCAACAAAACTACCTTCTTGAGACTGGAAGTTTCTGCCATTGCGGCCATATTTGTTAGTTTCTGATCATATTCAGATGTCAAATCAGTTTGATTATTGGAATAAGAATCGTGACTTCCACCAACTGCCTCACCCTCCTTAGATAATCCCAACTCCTCAATACCAACTTTGGAGACTGCGCGATTACTCGAAGGCAGAGTTAGCAAATTCCTTTTTCTAGAAGAAGCTCGGGTTGAGGAATCTTTTAAATGGAAGCCACTGTTCTTCCGGAGCTGACAAACAACCAAAGTATCCTGCATATAGACAAGGGAAGAATCCAGCAAATACTAATTCCTCCAGAAAGAACGTAATGAAGTTTAAGCAAGTGCAAACATCTTACAATTAACTAATACTGGTTCACTGAAACTCCACATTTCATAAGATACCATTTCCCATCAAAATTTATCTGCAGCATGAAAAATAATCACCAAACTGAGCAACAATTAAAGCCTTGCTGCTAATTTATTTCAGGGGGATGAATTAGAAAAGGATATCTACAAACCCAAATTCTTATTCCCAGAAATTACAAAGCAAATAAagaacatattattatatacaccATGCAAGGAAGGAAAGAGATGTAAGGGACctttatttttggttgtttgGTTGTCCAGGaaggaaaggaagggaaaaCCTTTCATTGGGGTGGGGGGGATAGGGGGTTGCATTGAGTTCTCCAAACTTCAAAGAAAGCAAAAGGTTGATCCCTCAATTTCCCTTGCCCTTCACCTAatttagagagaaagagagagggagagagaaagagagagaactgatTCCCCTCCAATTTCCCTTCCTCCCTTATGAGTTCCAGAATCCGTAACTAAGAAGAATATCAAACTATAAGAAAGATTTTGTATTTCACTTAGGTTTATATCTTCAAATTCAATTGATATTATAATTCTGTTACATTAATTCCATATTTactataatgcatgcatgttacaTTCATGAACATCAAACATGAATGACAAATGTTTCTGAGTTGGATAATTTCAACCTATGTGATAGCTATAGGGCAGCCATAAACTTCCCTTTCGCATGATTGATATCTAATGAAGTGTCAAAGTCACTATTTCCATAATTAAATGACGCAGACATTGCGCACCGATTCAGGCAATGTAAGACCACGGAAACTGCAGGTCCAAACATATCCAGGTGAACCTTCCCAGTGGCGTTGAGGCTAGAGATCAGAAATGCATGGTATCTTGGGGGTAAAAGAGCATGTGTACTGCCTAGACTTGAGCAAAGAAAATAACAGCcatctttttatttgaaaaaaaaggggggggctAGTTGAAAGATCTGGGTTATATTAAGTCAAGCAGAAACTACCGCTATTGCTTGACTGAGAATGACAGTTTGGAGGAAACCTTAAGAGGCCAGATTTCAAAGGTGGTCCCTTTGTGGGGTATGTTGTGCTTTCAGAGAGAGCAAAATGTTCAGACTTTAATAGTATGAATGTTCCACTTTGAATACTTTTCTCATATAGAAATACTTTGGccacaaaaagattacacaaaagtaattctacaaactgatgtaatttaatatagttcgtcagattttaaaataaatctaatagatGACATGAAGTTATTtcagtttgtaaaattatttttgtgaaatctctttgtaGTCGTAACAATCATCTTTCTCATAACATAATTCTTAactcaagagagagagagagagagagctactgACAACACACTACTGGTCTACTGCAGAGTAGAGCCTCAAATCCAATCATGCTTTCCATGCTAATATACTTGCAGAAAATAAGAAACAAGTTTCTGATATGATTACCAAAACAAAAGTGTAAACGGAACATCAGCAGTTTATATATCCCGTACAAGGAACCTAACCAACACTActgttttataattaaaatcatttctgCCTTATCCGGCATCCAGAGTATTCAGGCAAACTAGGAGCAGAGCTAGACCTGCAATAATTCTTGGAAAGCTGCTGGGTCCAAGCAGCGTAAAATGCTCATCTGATGAAAATCCAAATAGAACATCCCCCTTAGGGAggcaaaacaaagcaaaacaagAACAGAAATATAAAAGACGCCACTTCATGGAACTGAAGAAAATACTCATAATTTTGCTGCTACAAGTGCAAATGTAAACAGCTCTAAGATTTTGTTCAACAAGGTGAATTGCTCAACTAAGACATTCAAATGCAGCCAACCGGTTAGCTACAGCTACGTTGTTTCTCAATGATACCAATTTGGGGGCCACACTCCCATTTCCATCCCTGTCAAGGTAATCTTCCCCTATCCCCTAACTGTCCCTGTATCCATATATGCCTCACCATGCCCCATTTTATGTATTTCCTCATTTgtttatcaatttatttttatattgcacactgaaaagtatatatataagtaaaaatgaCACATTAAACCCAGCATGTatgagaaatgaaataaatttcaCTGGTCAAATTTGTctatattctaaaattgtaCAAACCTTAGTAGATGAATAAGGAATATCCACCCAATGCCATGCATGGTAGGAAATGTCCCCGCTAAATTGCGTCTAAATTGCCGTCTCCGCAGGATAACAAATCACAGGTGCATGAATTGTAATCACATAACAAATCCTTccatataaaatgatataaaataaaaattcacatctATTACTTAGCAGGGGAATGATATACTTTTTATTAACAGGTCACCTGGGAAATTTCGTTCATGCAATATTCATGCATAATCCATTCAGTCCTTTCCCCTTTCGGTGCACGACCTTTGTGGAACACTAGAGTCCTCTTTGTACCTATCATGTTGGGACCAGACTTTATGTTTCTTCCTTTCCCGGTGGCTTTCCAATACCCTAATTCAGTTGTCCTCTTACTTTGCAAGCCATTTGCATACTTTCTTCcacgaggagaaaagaagaACCACTCATTATCAGATTGAATGACTGATTTAGCTGTTTGCAAATACACCCACAGTAATGAGTAACCAAGCCCGTTTAAAACCAGCGTCGTTGTTAAGAGAAATTGCACCAGAATGTACAAATGTGAAATATATCCCAGCACTGCATATTTACACTACAGAACCATTATGGGATTTCATATTTAAGAAGTGTAATTCTACGTACAACCGTGAAGTGTATAAAcgccgcgtaatcgctttgaaaaagtgtggggtcccatgttttatttacttttttcaaagcggttacacaattcacggttgcaaatatcttttctcatttaagaaagaaaacaagaaatattCAGACATGTTCTGCACTCCAGGCAAGTAAACAATTGTAGGCTTGAAGTTgcttagattattatttttttaatcaattggATATCAAGCAAACTTGACCAAATTTTAAGATGAAACATGGAGTAATAACTCATCTGAGTACAACAGAGTAAGAGGATTGCTATTAATCATCCTTTTAACTGTCATCCTTTCATCATACCCAAATATGGCATCATATGATTGTTAGAGgggtaaataataataataaataaatttctaatcattTGATACCAAATCAGTGAACTGCCTGTTAAaaggatgatgaataatatatcactaacatACGATAGGaagaacataaataaaaataaatgttagaACTGAAAGTATGCTCGACTCTTTGCCAGTATGGAACCTCATGACTCTGATGGAACAAGGA
This window contains:
- the LOC121241154 gene encoding NAC domain-containing protein 89-like, with the protein product MEVPSGETEIEGISKQAKILITASTMFPGFRFSPTDVELISFYLQKKVEGSDKRVEVISEVDMYGYEPWDLPAKSVIQSDNEWFFFSPRGRKYANGLQSKRTTELGYWKATGKGRNIKSGPNMIGTKRTLVFHKGRAPKGERTEWIMHEYCMNEISQDTLVVCQLRKNSGFHLKDSSTRASSRKRNLLTLPSSNRAVSKVGIEELGLSKEGEAVGGSHDSYSNNQTDLTSEYDQKLTNMAAMAETSSLKKGTGIEEDLYAEILKDDIIKLDESSSSVTPRPVPVMTRAEGVAQQPIREIAARGLPLQGRANRRIKLRMKKARVFPADASKLLETGEDENPNQEQPPKCLLGRFSLRTSNHRRASLLFVIFTSLALFVSFLGGSLCKLEG